The following are from one region of the Paenibacillus sabinae T27 genome:
- a CDS encoding MerR family transcriptional regulator has translation MKYCSISETSAKFNIPESTLRFYEKKGLLPLIERDEAGRRLFSEDQLALLETVLCLKHTHMPISDIKQYIDWIVEGDGTIQLRLEMMKNHKQTVLAEISLITESLKGIDVKILRYTKRIQERNE, from the coding sequence ATGAAATATTGTTCCATTAGCGAAACTTCAGCCAAATTCAATATTCCAGAATCAACGTTACGTTTCTATGAGAAAAAAGGACTACTACCCTTAATCGAGCGTGATGAAGCTGGCAGGCGGTTGTTTTCAGAAGATCAACTTGCGCTCCTTGAGACCGTCCTTTGTTTAAAACACACGCATATGCCAATAAGTGATATCAAGCAATATATCGATTGGATAGTGGAAGGAGATGGCACCATTCAACTCCGACTTGAAATGATGAAGAATCACAAGCAAACTGTGCTGGCTGAAATTTCGTTGATAACAGAATCCTTAAAAGGAATTGACGTGAAAATATTGCGTTATACAAAACGCATTCAGGAAAGAAATGAGTAA
- a CDS encoding SDR family oxidoreductase: MKLSGNTILITGGSAGIGLAFAERFLKAGNTVIVTGRREHVLQKAKEKLPSLITHVSDLNTESERVALFDWVTANYPEVNVLVNNAGIQQRFSVLKANAKDDWSYFNKEITTNIEAPFHLSMIFAPFFAIKEEATIINVTSGLAFTPFAIAPIYSATKAALHSFTMSLRHQLSDTSVEVVEVAPPAVNTDLGGTGLHTHGEPLDAFADGIFKGLEEGKKEIGYGTSVDRLRMSRDEVDQYTENMYKATKNSIE, from the coding sequence ATGAAACTATCAGGAAATACAATTCTTATAACAGGCGGAAGCGCCGGAATCGGACTAGCTTTTGCAGAGCGCTTTTTAAAAGCCGGAAATACAGTCATTGTTACTGGACGGCGTGAACATGTACTTCAAAAAGCGAAAGAAAAACTCCCTAGCCTTATTACACACGTAAGTGATTTGAATACTGAATCCGAGCGTGTAGCATTGTTTGATTGGGTAACAGCGAACTATCCAGAAGTGAATGTGTTGGTTAACAATGCAGGGATTCAACAACGCTTTAGCGTGTTAAAAGCAAATGCGAAGGACGATTGGAGTTATTTCAATAAAGAAATCACAACGAACATTGAAGCACCTTTTCATCTCTCTATGATATTCGCGCCGTTTTTTGCAATTAAAGAAGAGGCGACGATCATAAACGTAACATCCGGGTTAGCTTTTACACCGTTTGCGATTGCTCCGATTTATTCAGCAACGAAAGCGGCGCTTCATTCATTTACAATGAGTCTGAGACACCAGCTTTCGGATACGTCTGTAGAAGTCGTTGAAGTTGCTCCTCCGGCAGTAAATACAGATTTAGGCGGAACGGGTTTGCATACGCATGGAGAACCGTTAGACGCCTTCGCCGATGGAATCTTCAAAGGATTGGAAGAAGGTAAAAAAGAAATCGGATATGGGACTTCTGTGGATCGCTTACGGATGTCGCGGGATGAAGTCGACCAATACACAGAAAATATGTATAAGGCAACGAAAAACTCAATTGAATAA
- a CDS encoding amino acid permease, which yields MAQPELKRELANRHVQLIAIGGTIGTGLFLGSGKAIQQAGPSIMFTYIIVGIAVFFVMRALGELLLSKAGYQSFTDIAEDYLGSRAAFITGWTYWFCWIMTAMADVIAVGVYVQYWFDIPQWVPAIFCLIILLGLNLLTVKNFGELEFWFALIKVITILALIGIGVIFLIMGFKTDAGSVTVTNLWKHGGVFPNGISGFLFSFQMVVFAYVGVELVGVSAAETSNPEKNIPSAINKIPLRILFFYVGALFVLLCINPWTELSPAESPFVKTFTLVGIPVAAGIINFVVLTSAASACNSGMFSTSRILYNLSKNKQASSQFAKLNRNHVPGNSLFISTLVISVGALLSKLIPEQAFGIVTTISAICFIWVWGVVLVCHIRYKKTRPELQAKSKFKAPFTPFINYAVLALFAAILIIMLFAKETRPALLFTPLWFVLLFLLYPNRSKREKSSSVATNIK from the coding sequence ATGGCACAACCAGAATTAAAGAGAGAGCTAGCGAATCGGCATGTTCAACTCATCGCAATCGGCGGCACCATTGGTACGGGATTGTTCTTGGGATCGGGCAAAGCGATTCAACAGGCAGGCCCATCCATCATGTTTACGTACATCATCGTGGGGATCGCTGTGTTTTTCGTGATGAGAGCGCTGGGAGAACTCCTGTTGTCTAAAGCAGGTTATCAATCGTTTACGGATATTGCGGAAGACTACCTTGGATCTCGGGCCGCGTTTATAACCGGTTGGACCTATTGGTTTTGCTGGATCATGACGGCTATGGCTGACGTGATTGCAGTTGGCGTATATGTACAATATTGGTTCGATATCCCGCAGTGGGTACCTGCTATCTTCTGCTTAATCATTTTATTAGGACTCAATCTGTTAACGGTCAAAAATTTCGGAGAACTGGAATTTTGGTTTGCTCTAATCAAAGTGATCACGATTCTTGCATTGATTGGCATTGGGGTCATTTTTCTGATCATGGGATTCAAGACGGACGCAGGATCGGTGACGGTAACAAACCTTTGGAAACACGGGGGCGTTTTTCCGAACGGCATATCAGGCTTTTTATTTTCCTTCCAAATGGTGGTATTCGCATACGTCGGTGTGGAATTAGTGGGGGTATCGGCAGCGGAAACCTCTAATCCGGAGAAAAATATTCCATCGGCGATTAATAAAATTCCTCTACGGATTTTATTTTTCTACGTGGGCGCGCTGTTCGTCCTGCTGTGCATTAACCCATGGACGGAGCTCAGTCCGGCAGAGAGCCCTTTCGTTAAAACCTTTACTTTAGTAGGGATTCCGGTGGCCGCAGGGATTATTAATTTCGTCGTATTGACTTCAGCCGCTTCCGCTTGCAACAGCGGGATGTTCTCCACAAGCCGGATTCTCTATAATTTGAGCAAGAACAAGCAGGCGTCCTCTCAATTTGCCAAATTGAATAGAAATCATGTGCCAGGAAATTCGTTATTCATCTCCACGCTTGTCATATCGGTGGGCGCTCTACTCAGCAAACTCATTCCGGAGCAGGCGTTTGGAATCGTGACAACGATAAGTGCTATTTGTTTTATTTGGGTTTGGGGCGTCGTTCTCGTCTGCCATATCCGATATAAGAAGACCCGGCCGGAATTACAGGCAAAATCAAAGTTCAAGGCACCTTTTACGCCATTTATCAACTATGCTGTCTTAGCGTTGTTTGCCGCAATTCTCATCATTATGCTGTTCGCCAAAGAAACACGTCCGGCTTTATTGTTCACCCCACTGTGGTTTGTTCTATTATTTTTGTTGTATCCGAACCGAAGCAAAAGGGAAAAAAGCAGCAGTGTAGCGACGAACATCAAATAG
- a CDS encoding MerR family transcriptional regulator: MFSLELCTGTLRFYEKIGLINGIERDEKDYRLYSQSDIAWFHIIKYYREIGMPQEMQHFYDKPGKDVSVTAARRQFMEGYRHKVVNQIIKLEKNRL; the protein is encoded by the coding sequence ATATTTTCGCTTGAACTCTGCACAGGCACGCTGCGCTTTTATGAGAAAATTGGATTAATAAACGGGATTGAACGGGACGAGAAAGACTATCGCCTGTATTCGCAATCCGACATCGCTTGGTTTCATATCATCAAGTATTACAGGGAAATCGGCATGCCTCAGGAAATGCAGCACTTCTATGACAAGCCGGGGAAAGATGTCTCGGTAACAGCGGCAAGGCGGCAATTCATGGAGGGATACCGTCATAAGGTAGTTAACCAAATAATAAAACTTGAAAAAAATCGATTATAA